A region from the Bacteroidota bacterium genome encodes:
- a CDS encoding S9 family peptidase has product MKRVFIAVILLSHILITSNIQAQETKKIEDRPVKDITLEDAWAYFTFYPKFIQGLRSMNDGLHYSVQDDVDINKYSYASGELVETLVEGEKLGIEFQSYAFNKDENKILFSAEHQAIYRHSYVAKYYVWDMKTKTLTDISKNGKQSLATFSPDGHKVAFVKENNIYYFDLNSGKEIQLTSDGEFNKIINGAPDWVYEEEFSFSKGFFWSPDNTYIAYMKFDESAVKQWSMTTYGELYPELYQYKYPKAGEDNSIVDVYVYNILNSSEVKMDLGKQTDQYIPRIQWTQQAGTLCITRLNRLQNKLELLLADAASGQAKVLLTEESKYYVDITDNLTFLKDQKHFVWTSEKSGFNHIYLYELNGKLKNQITKGEWDVVSFHGVDEVNALVYYTSAESSPTQRDLYVIGLNGKSKKSIGKKNGTNDADFSKSFKYFINTWSDANTPPISTLCNASGKEIRVLENNDDLVQKMKPYRFAKKDFFSFTTSENVELNGWMIKPYNFNKKKSYPVYMTCYGGPGANTVNNRWDYNDIYYQFLASKGYIIVSVDNRGTGYRGEEFKKSTYLQLGKLETIDQIEAGKYLAKLPYVDGSRIGIQGWSFGGYLSSLALLKGNDVFKMAIAVAPVTNWRYYDNIYTERFLRTPDENPSGYDDNSPINFVKQLKGKYLIIHGTSDDNVHIQNTIEMVNALNDANKQFDMHIYPNKNHSIFGGYTRFHLFNKMTLFIEENL; this is encoded by the coding sequence ATGAAACGCGTATTTATTGCTGTTATTCTTCTCTCTCATATCCTGATTACATCAAATATTCAGGCTCAGGAAACAAAAAAAATTGAAGATCGTCCGGTTAAGGATATCACACTTGAAGATGCTTGGGCTTATTTTACTTTTTATCCAAAATTCATTCAAGGATTACGCTCTATGAATGATGGTTTGCATTATAGTGTACAGGATGATGTAGATATCAATAAATACAGTTATGCCAGCGGAGAGCTGGTTGAAACACTTGTTGAAGGCGAAAAACTGGGTATTGAGTTTCAGAGTTATGCTTTTAACAAGGATGAAAATAAAATATTGTTTTCGGCTGAACATCAGGCAATATACCGCCATTCCTATGTAGCTAAATATTATGTGTGGGACATGAAAACAAAAACGCTCACCGATATTTCAAAAAACGGCAAACAAAGTCTGGCTACTTTTTCTCCCGATGGACATAAAGTAGCTTTTGTGAAAGAAAATAATATCTATTATTTCGACTTGAACAGTGGAAAAGAGATTCAACTAACATCAGATGGTGAATTCAACAAAATAATCAATGGAGCACCTGATTGGGTGTATGAGGAAGAATTCAGTTTTTCTAAGGGCTTTTTCTGGTCTCCCGACAATACTTACATTGCCTATATGAAATTTGATGAATCGGCAGTTAAACAATGGTCGATGACCACCTATGGAGAGCTTTACCCTGAGCTTTATCAATATAAATACCCAAAAGCAGGAGAAGATAATTCAATTGTTGATGTATATGTTTATAACATCCTGAACAGCAGTGAAGTAAAAATGGATTTGGGTAAACAAACTGATCAGTATATACCTCGTATTCAATGGACGCAGCAAGCAGGAACACTTTGTATAACACGATTGAATCGGCTTCAAAACAAATTAGAACTTTTATTGGCTGATGCAGCAAGCGGACAAGCAAAGGTTCTTTTAACCGAAGAAAGTAAATATTATGTAGATATAACAGATAATCTCACCTTTTTAAAGGATCAAAAACATTTTGTTTGGACTAGCGAAAAAAGTGGTTTTAACCATATTTATTTATATGAATTGAATGGAAAATTGAAAAATCAAATTACCAAAGGCGAATGGGATGTAGTTAGTTTTCATGGTGTTGATGAAGTAAATGCCTTGGTTTATTATACATCCGCTGAAAGTTCACCCACCCAACGCGATTTGTATGTTATTGGTTTGAATGGAAAATCAAAAAAGAGTATTGGCAAAAAGAATGGAACCAATGATGCTGATTTCAGCAAGTCCTTCAAGTATTTTATCAATACCTGGTCTGATGCCAACACCCCTCCTATTAGCACCCTTTGCAATGCATCTGGGAAAGAGATTCGTGTATTGGAAAACAATGATGACTTGGTTCAGAAAATGAAACCTTATAGGTTTGCCAAGAAAGATTTTTTCAGCTTTACAACATCCGAAAATGTGGAGTTAAATGGATGGATGATCAAACCCTATAATTTCAATAAGAAAAAATCTTACCCAGTGTATATGACCTGTTATGGTGGCCCTGGTGCTAATACGGTAAATAATCGATGGGATTATAACGATATATATTATCAGTTTTTGGCATCTAAAGGATATATTATTGTTTCGGTTGATAACAGAGGAACCGGATACAGAGGTGAAGAGTTTAAAAAATCGACATATTTACAACTTGGAAAACTGGAAACCATCGATCAGATAGAAGCTGGAAAATATTTAGCCAAGCTTCCCTATGTGGATGGTAGCCGTATTGGAATTCAGGGTTGGAGCTTTGGCGGTTATTTGTCATCCTTAGCCTTGCTGAAAGGAAATGATGTGTTTAAAATGGCCATAGCCGTTGCTCCGGTTACGAACTGGAGATATTATGATAATATTTACACCGAAAGATTTTTACGTACACCAGATGAAAATCCCAGTGGATATGATGACAATTCACCTATAAATTTCGTCAAGCAATTAAAGGGAAAATATCTCATTATTCATGGAACCTCTGACGATAATGTGCACATTCAGAATACAATTGAAATGGTTAATGCATTGAATGATGCAAACAAGCAATTCGATATGCATATTTATCCAAATAAAAACCACAGTATTTTTGGTGGTTATACACGCTTTCATCTCTTCAATAAAATGACTTTATTCATTGAAGAAAATTTATAA